The Myotis daubentonii chromosome 19, mMyoDau2.1, whole genome shotgun sequence genome window below encodes:
- the TCTN2 gene encoding tectonic-2 isoform X2, translating into MGSPPPAALLLRLLLVLGALRPLRGDPVFLPAFIRASGPVVSASLLGGTEDVVVSLSLLQDQAGKVSGASGGQGSLPAPTCGVLNNDTGDWSLTVTPSVNASDVTVRLKRAPPSCSSNETGFSESPCVVQTLLVSASRSSACLAHLLIQVEIYANSSLAHSASENVTAIPDPVHQPLGPCPCNLTAGACDVRCCCDQECSSDVTALFRESCLTGVFGGDVSPPFDQLCSARRPPGAPGWFPFLCVQSSLANSPFLGYFHHGAVSSRPHAAAFDTYLHTEPKDMSDSGYKQGDPVMTAAQAYLTVPQVSLAGQCVRDAPVGFLQNFDVRCVTDLDAYGEAGSVPDAGIKDGTAGGIVIPHVVYEEAADLGQVLAGAETLLSPGSAPRNVTVEGHYLFRWNNRTISEMHVRIIRATVHALQKGTMTQRFTVKFLSYNSGHEKERSGNPGYQLGRPVRAAHAGRRDPVAAVSLWQPAGRGLCASATLRPVLFGENALSGCLLEVGIEENCTRLRDKAAEILDSLIQATHVATRGNSDYRDLGDGWLEIVAAPGPGADPAGGSGKGTCTEVPAQLSIRILTWDAGAVEGIAQQEILGAEKRVSSGTWRPQCGLTCEQVGLFPLSASVQFIQVPARLPRPLTRFQINFTEYDCDRNDVCWPQLLYPWTRYYQGEPYARCVAKGLLLAAFSVAALFLSDPWTRGRRA; encoded by the exons ATGGGCTCGCCACCGCCGGCCGCCCTGCTCCTGCGGCTCCTCCTTGTGCTGGGCGCCCTGAGGCCGCTGCGGGGGGACCCGG tCTTCCTCCCGGCTTTCATCCGCGCGTCCGGCCCTGTGGTCAGCGCGTCCCTGCTCGGAGGCACCGAGGACGTGGTCGTGTCCCTGTCGCTGCTGCAGGACCAGGCGGGTAAAGTGTCCGGCGCTTCCGGTGGGCAGG GGTCCTTGCCAGCTCCCACGTGCGGCGTGCTGAACAACGACACGGGAGACTGGAGTTTGACTGTGACCCCCAGTGTG AACGCGTCGGACGTGACGGTGAGGCTGAAGAGGGCTCCGCCGTCCTGTTCCTCTAACGAGACCGGCTTCTCCGAGTCCCCGTGCGTCGTCCAGACCCTCCTGGTGTCAGCGTCGCGCAGTTCGGCCTGTTTAGCACATCTGCTCATTCAAGTGGAGATTTATGCCAACTCTTCTCTGGCCCACAGTGCCTCAG AGAACGTGACGGCCATCCCTGACCCGGTGCACCAGCCTCTGGGCCCGTGTCCCTGCAACCTGACCGCCGGGGCCTGCGACGTCCGCTGCTGCTGCGACCAG GAATGCTCGTCCGATGTCACCGCGCTCTTCAGAGAGTCCTGTCTCACCGGCGTGTTTGGGGGGGACGTTAGCCCCCCTTTCGATCAGCTCTGTTCCGCGCGGAGGCCGCCCGGGGCCCCCGGCTGGTTTCCCTTCCTGTGTGTGCAGTCCTCGCTGGCCAACTCGCCCTTCCTCGGTTACTTCCACCACGGGGCTGT GTCCTCGAGGCCGCACGCCGCCGCCTTTGACACGTATCTGCACACAGAGCCGAAGGACATGTCGGACTCGGGGTACAAACAGGGAGACCCCGTTATGACTGCCGCTCAGGCCTATCTCACTGTCCCTCAG GTCTCCCTGGCTGGGCAGTGTGTGCGGGATGCCCCGGTGGGATTCCTGCAGAATTTTGACGTTCGCTGCGTTACTGACCTCGACGCCTACGGGGAAGCAGGCAGCGTCCCGGACGCCGGGATAAAGGACGGCACTGCGGGAG GCATCGTCATCCCACACGTGGTCTATGAGGAAGCGGCGGACCTGGGCCAGGTCCTCGCCGGCGCAG AGACACTTTTAAGTCCCGGGTCAGCCCCCAGAAACGTGACTGTGGAGGGACATTATCTCTTCCGATGGAATAACCGTACCATCAGTGAAATGCACGTCAGGATTATCCGGGCCACGGTTCATGCCCTCCAGAAAG gaACCATGACACAGAGATTTACAGTCAAGTTTTTAAGCTATAACAGCGGCCACGAGAAGGAAAGATCTGGAAACCCAG GTTACCAGCTGGGCAGGCCGGTGCGCGCCGCACACGCTGGCAGGAGGGACCCCGTGGCGGCCGTGAGCCTCTGGCAGCCAG CCGGGAGGGGTCTGTGCGCGTCGGCAACTCTCAGACCCGTGTTATTCGGAGAAAACGCGCTCTCGGGGTGCCTCCTGGAGGTGGGCATCGAGGAGAACTGCACTCGGCTCCG GGACAAGGCTGCGGAAATACTTGATTCATTAATACAAGCAACTCACGTTGCAACGAGAGGCAACTCCGATTACCGGGACCTTGGTGACGGCTGGCTGGAGATCGTGG CCGCCCCCGGCCCAGGCGCAGACCCGGCTGGTGGCAGCGGGAAGGGCACCTGCACGGAGGTTCCTGCGCAGCTGAGCATCCGCATCCTCACCTGGGACGCGGGCGCCGTGGAAGGCATCGCCCAGCAGGAGATCCTGGGCGCAGAAAAGAG GGTCTCCTCGGGGACCTGGCGGCCCCAGTGCGGGCTGACGTGTGAGCAGGTCGGCCTCTTCCCCCTCAGTGCCTCCGTCCAGTTCATTCAGGTCCCTGCCCGGCTCCCCCGGCCCCTGACCAG ATTCCAGATCAATTTCACAGAGTACGACTGTGACAGAAATGACGTGTGTTGGCCGCAGCTTCTGTATCCCTGGACCCGGTATTACCAAG GGGAGCCTTACGCTCGGTGTGTGGCCAAGGGCTTGCTGCTGGCCGCCTTCTCCGTGGCGGCCCTGTTCCTCAGTGACCCCTGGACCAGAGGACGCAGAGCATGA
- the TCTN2 gene encoding tectonic-2 isoform X3: MGSPPPAALLLRLLLVLGALRPLRGDPVFLPAFIRASGPVVSASLLGGTEDVVVSLSLLQDQAGSLPAPTCGVLNNDTGDWSLTVTPSVRSVSFQNASDVTVRLKRAPPSCSSNETGFSESPCVVQTLLVSASRSSACLAHLLIQVEIYANSSLAHSASENVTAIPDPVHQPLGPCPCNLTAGACDVRCCCDQECSSDVTALFRESCLTGVFGGDVSPPFDQLCSARRPPGAPGWFPFLCVQSSLANSPFLGYFHHGAVSSRPHAAAFDTYLHTEPKDMSDSGYKQGDPVMTAAQAYLTVPQVSLAGQCVRDAPVGFLQNFDVRCVTDLDAYGEAGSVPDAGIKDGTAGGIVIPHVVYEEAADLGQVLAGAETLLSPGSAPRNVTVEGHYLFRWNNRTISEMHVRIIRATVHALQKGTMTQRFTVKFLSYNSGHEKERSGNPGYQLGRPVRAAHAGRRDPVAAVSLWQPAGRGLCASATLRPVLFGENALSGCLLEVGIEENCTRLRDKAAEILDSLIQATHVATRGNSDYRDLGDGWLEIVAAPGPGADPAGGSGKGTCTEVPAQLSIRILTWDAGAVEGIAQQEILGAEKRVSSGTWRPQCGLTCEQVGLFPLSASVQFIQVPARLPRPLTRFQINFTEYDCDRNDVCWPQLLYPWTRYYQGEPYARCVAKGLLLAAFSVAALFLSDPWTRGRRA; the protein is encoded by the exons ATGGGCTCGCCACCGCCGGCCGCCCTGCTCCTGCGGCTCCTCCTTGTGCTGGGCGCCCTGAGGCCGCTGCGGGGGGACCCGG tCTTCCTCCCGGCTTTCATCCGCGCGTCCGGCCCTGTGGTCAGCGCGTCCCTGCTCGGAGGCACCGAGGACGTGGTCGTGTCCCTGTCGCTGCTGCAGGACCAGGCGG GGTCCTTGCCAGCTCCCACGTGCGGCGTGCTGAACAACGACACGGGAGACTGGAGTTTGACTGTGACCCCCAGTGTG CGATCTGTTTCCTTCCAGAACGCGTCGGACGTGACGGTGAGGCTGAAGAGGGCTCCGCCGTCCTGTTCCTCTAACGAGACCGGCTTCTCCGAGTCCCCGTGCGTCGTCCAGACCCTCCTGGTGTCAGCGTCGCGCAGTTCGGCCTGTTTAGCACATCTGCTCATTCAAGTGGAGATTTATGCCAACTCTTCTCTGGCCCACAGTGCCTCAG AGAACGTGACGGCCATCCCTGACCCGGTGCACCAGCCTCTGGGCCCGTGTCCCTGCAACCTGACCGCCGGGGCCTGCGACGTCCGCTGCTGCTGCGACCAG GAATGCTCGTCCGATGTCACCGCGCTCTTCAGAGAGTCCTGTCTCACCGGCGTGTTTGGGGGGGACGTTAGCCCCCCTTTCGATCAGCTCTGTTCCGCGCGGAGGCCGCCCGGGGCCCCCGGCTGGTTTCCCTTCCTGTGTGTGCAGTCCTCGCTGGCCAACTCGCCCTTCCTCGGTTACTTCCACCACGGGGCTGT GTCCTCGAGGCCGCACGCCGCCGCCTTTGACACGTATCTGCACACAGAGCCGAAGGACATGTCGGACTCGGGGTACAAACAGGGAGACCCCGTTATGACTGCCGCTCAGGCCTATCTCACTGTCCCTCAG GTCTCCCTGGCTGGGCAGTGTGTGCGGGATGCCCCGGTGGGATTCCTGCAGAATTTTGACGTTCGCTGCGTTACTGACCTCGACGCCTACGGGGAAGCAGGCAGCGTCCCGGACGCCGGGATAAAGGACGGCACTGCGGGAG GCATCGTCATCCCACACGTGGTCTATGAGGAAGCGGCGGACCTGGGCCAGGTCCTCGCCGGCGCAG AGACACTTTTAAGTCCCGGGTCAGCCCCCAGAAACGTGACTGTGGAGGGACATTATCTCTTCCGATGGAATAACCGTACCATCAGTGAAATGCACGTCAGGATTATCCGGGCCACGGTTCATGCCCTCCAGAAAG gaACCATGACACAGAGATTTACAGTCAAGTTTTTAAGCTATAACAGCGGCCACGAGAAGGAAAGATCTGGAAACCCAG GTTACCAGCTGGGCAGGCCGGTGCGCGCCGCACACGCTGGCAGGAGGGACCCCGTGGCGGCCGTGAGCCTCTGGCAGCCAG CCGGGAGGGGTCTGTGCGCGTCGGCAACTCTCAGACCCGTGTTATTCGGAGAAAACGCGCTCTCGGGGTGCCTCCTGGAGGTGGGCATCGAGGAGAACTGCACTCGGCTCCG GGACAAGGCTGCGGAAATACTTGATTCATTAATACAAGCAACTCACGTTGCAACGAGAGGCAACTCCGATTACCGGGACCTTGGTGACGGCTGGCTGGAGATCGTGG CCGCCCCCGGCCCAGGCGCAGACCCGGCTGGTGGCAGCGGGAAGGGCACCTGCACGGAGGTTCCTGCGCAGCTGAGCATCCGCATCCTCACCTGGGACGCGGGCGCCGTGGAAGGCATCGCCCAGCAGGAGATCCTGGGCGCAGAAAAGAG GGTCTCCTCGGGGACCTGGCGGCCCCAGTGCGGGCTGACGTGTGAGCAGGTCGGCCTCTTCCCCCTCAGTGCCTCCGTCCAGTTCATTCAGGTCCCTGCCCGGCTCCCCCGGCCCCTGACCAG ATTCCAGATCAATTTCACAGAGTACGACTGTGACAGAAATGACGTGTGTTGGCCGCAGCTTCTGTATCCCTGGACCCGGTATTACCAAG GGGAGCCTTACGCTCGGTGTGTGGCCAAGGGCTTGCTGCTGGCCGCCTTCTCCGTGGCGGCCCTGTTCCTCAGTGACCCCTGGACCAGAGGACGCAGAGCATGA
- the TCTN2 gene encoding tectonic-2 isoform X4: MGSPPPAALLLRLLLVLGALRPLRGDPVFLPAFIRASGPVVSASLLGGTEDVVVSLSLLQDQAGSLPAPTCGVLNNDTGDWSLTVTPSVNASDVTVRLKRAPPSCSSNETGFSESPCVVQTLLVSASRSSACLAHLLIQVEIYANSSLAHSASENVTAIPDPVHQPLGPCPCNLTAGACDVRCCCDQECSSDVTALFRESCLTGVFGGDVSPPFDQLCSARRPPGAPGWFPFLCVQSSLANSPFLGYFHHGAVSSRPHAAAFDTYLHTEPKDMSDSGYKQGDPVMTAAQAYLTVPQVSLAGQCVRDAPVGFLQNFDVRCVTDLDAYGEAGSVPDAGIKDGTAGGIVIPHVVYEEAADLGQVLAGAETLLSPGSAPRNVTVEGHYLFRWNNRTISEMHVRIIRATVHALQKGTMTQRFTVKFLSYNSGHEKERSGNPGYQLGRPVRAAHAGRRDPVAAVSLWQPAGRGLCASATLRPVLFGENALSGCLLEVGIEENCTRLRDKAAEILDSLIQATHVATRGNSDYRDLGDGWLEIVAAPGPGADPAGGSGKGTCTEVPAQLSIRILTWDAGAVEGIAQQEILGAEKRVSSGTWRPQCGLTCEQVGLFPLSASVQFIQVPARLPRPLTRFQINFTEYDCDRNDVCWPQLLYPWTRYYQGEPYARCVAKGLLLAAFSVAALFLSDPWTRGRRA, encoded by the exons ATGGGCTCGCCACCGCCGGCCGCCCTGCTCCTGCGGCTCCTCCTTGTGCTGGGCGCCCTGAGGCCGCTGCGGGGGGACCCGG tCTTCCTCCCGGCTTTCATCCGCGCGTCCGGCCCTGTGGTCAGCGCGTCCCTGCTCGGAGGCACCGAGGACGTGGTCGTGTCCCTGTCGCTGCTGCAGGACCAGGCGG GGTCCTTGCCAGCTCCCACGTGCGGCGTGCTGAACAACGACACGGGAGACTGGAGTTTGACTGTGACCCCCAGTGTG AACGCGTCGGACGTGACGGTGAGGCTGAAGAGGGCTCCGCCGTCCTGTTCCTCTAACGAGACCGGCTTCTCCGAGTCCCCGTGCGTCGTCCAGACCCTCCTGGTGTCAGCGTCGCGCAGTTCGGCCTGTTTAGCACATCTGCTCATTCAAGTGGAGATTTATGCCAACTCTTCTCTGGCCCACAGTGCCTCAG AGAACGTGACGGCCATCCCTGACCCGGTGCACCAGCCTCTGGGCCCGTGTCCCTGCAACCTGACCGCCGGGGCCTGCGACGTCCGCTGCTGCTGCGACCAG GAATGCTCGTCCGATGTCACCGCGCTCTTCAGAGAGTCCTGTCTCACCGGCGTGTTTGGGGGGGACGTTAGCCCCCCTTTCGATCAGCTCTGTTCCGCGCGGAGGCCGCCCGGGGCCCCCGGCTGGTTTCCCTTCCTGTGTGTGCAGTCCTCGCTGGCCAACTCGCCCTTCCTCGGTTACTTCCACCACGGGGCTGT GTCCTCGAGGCCGCACGCCGCCGCCTTTGACACGTATCTGCACACAGAGCCGAAGGACATGTCGGACTCGGGGTACAAACAGGGAGACCCCGTTATGACTGCCGCTCAGGCCTATCTCACTGTCCCTCAG GTCTCCCTGGCTGGGCAGTGTGTGCGGGATGCCCCGGTGGGATTCCTGCAGAATTTTGACGTTCGCTGCGTTACTGACCTCGACGCCTACGGGGAAGCAGGCAGCGTCCCGGACGCCGGGATAAAGGACGGCACTGCGGGAG GCATCGTCATCCCACACGTGGTCTATGAGGAAGCGGCGGACCTGGGCCAGGTCCTCGCCGGCGCAG AGACACTTTTAAGTCCCGGGTCAGCCCCCAGAAACGTGACTGTGGAGGGACATTATCTCTTCCGATGGAATAACCGTACCATCAGTGAAATGCACGTCAGGATTATCCGGGCCACGGTTCATGCCCTCCAGAAAG gaACCATGACACAGAGATTTACAGTCAAGTTTTTAAGCTATAACAGCGGCCACGAGAAGGAAAGATCTGGAAACCCAG GTTACCAGCTGGGCAGGCCGGTGCGCGCCGCACACGCTGGCAGGAGGGACCCCGTGGCGGCCGTGAGCCTCTGGCAGCCAG CCGGGAGGGGTCTGTGCGCGTCGGCAACTCTCAGACCCGTGTTATTCGGAGAAAACGCGCTCTCGGGGTGCCTCCTGGAGGTGGGCATCGAGGAGAACTGCACTCGGCTCCG GGACAAGGCTGCGGAAATACTTGATTCATTAATACAAGCAACTCACGTTGCAACGAGAGGCAACTCCGATTACCGGGACCTTGGTGACGGCTGGCTGGAGATCGTGG CCGCCCCCGGCCCAGGCGCAGACCCGGCTGGTGGCAGCGGGAAGGGCACCTGCACGGAGGTTCCTGCGCAGCTGAGCATCCGCATCCTCACCTGGGACGCGGGCGCCGTGGAAGGCATCGCCCAGCAGGAGATCCTGGGCGCAGAAAAGAG GGTCTCCTCGGGGACCTGGCGGCCCCAGTGCGGGCTGACGTGTGAGCAGGTCGGCCTCTTCCCCCTCAGTGCCTCCGTCCAGTTCATTCAGGTCCCTGCCCGGCTCCCCCGGCCCCTGACCAG ATTCCAGATCAATTTCACAGAGTACGACTGTGACAGAAATGACGTGTGTTGGCCGCAGCTTCTGTATCCCTGGACCCGGTATTACCAAG GGGAGCCTTACGCTCGGTGTGTGGCCAAGGGCTTGCTGCTGGCCGCCTTCTCCGTGGCGGCCCTGTTCCTCAGTGACCCCTGGACCAGAGGACGCAGAGCATGA
- the TCTN2 gene encoding tectonic-2 isoform X1 has protein sequence MGSPPPAALLLRLLLVLGALRPLRGDPVFLPAFIRASGPVVSASLLGGTEDVVVSLSLLQDQAGKVSGASGGQGSLPAPTCGVLNNDTGDWSLTVTPSVRSVSFQNASDVTVRLKRAPPSCSSNETGFSESPCVVQTLLVSASRSSACLAHLLIQVEIYANSSLAHSASENVTAIPDPVHQPLGPCPCNLTAGACDVRCCCDQECSSDVTALFRESCLTGVFGGDVSPPFDQLCSARRPPGAPGWFPFLCVQSSLANSPFLGYFHHGAVSSRPHAAAFDTYLHTEPKDMSDSGYKQGDPVMTAAQAYLTVPQVSLAGQCVRDAPVGFLQNFDVRCVTDLDAYGEAGSVPDAGIKDGTAGGIVIPHVVYEEAADLGQVLAGAETLLSPGSAPRNVTVEGHYLFRWNNRTISEMHVRIIRATVHALQKGTMTQRFTVKFLSYNSGHEKERSGNPGYQLGRPVRAAHAGRRDPVAAVSLWQPAGRGLCASATLRPVLFGENALSGCLLEVGIEENCTRLRDKAAEILDSLIQATHVATRGNSDYRDLGDGWLEIVAAPGPGADPAGGSGKGTCTEVPAQLSIRILTWDAGAVEGIAQQEILGAEKRVSSGTWRPQCGLTCEQVGLFPLSASVQFIQVPARLPRPLTRFQINFTEYDCDRNDVCWPQLLYPWTRYYQGEPYARCVAKGLLLAAFSVAALFLSDPWTRGRRA, from the exons ATGGGCTCGCCACCGCCGGCCGCCCTGCTCCTGCGGCTCCTCCTTGTGCTGGGCGCCCTGAGGCCGCTGCGGGGGGACCCGG tCTTCCTCCCGGCTTTCATCCGCGCGTCCGGCCCTGTGGTCAGCGCGTCCCTGCTCGGAGGCACCGAGGACGTGGTCGTGTCCCTGTCGCTGCTGCAGGACCAGGCGGGTAAAGTGTCCGGCGCTTCCGGTGGGCAGG GGTCCTTGCCAGCTCCCACGTGCGGCGTGCTGAACAACGACACGGGAGACTGGAGTTTGACTGTGACCCCCAGTGTG CGATCTGTTTCCTTCCAGAACGCGTCGGACGTGACGGTGAGGCTGAAGAGGGCTCCGCCGTCCTGTTCCTCTAACGAGACCGGCTTCTCCGAGTCCCCGTGCGTCGTCCAGACCCTCCTGGTGTCAGCGTCGCGCAGTTCGGCCTGTTTAGCACATCTGCTCATTCAAGTGGAGATTTATGCCAACTCTTCTCTGGCCCACAGTGCCTCAG AGAACGTGACGGCCATCCCTGACCCGGTGCACCAGCCTCTGGGCCCGTGTCCCTGCAACCTGACCGCCGGGGCCTGCGACGTCCGCTGCTGCTGCGACCAG GAATGCTCGTCCGATGTCACCGCGCTCTTCAGAGAGTCCTGTCTCACCGGCGTGTTTGGGGGGGACGTTAGCCCCCCTTTCGATCAGCTCTGTTCCGCGCGGAGGCCGCCCGGGGCCCCCGGCTGGTTTCCCTTCCTGTGTGTGCAGTCCTCGCTGGCCAACTCGCCCTTCCTCGGTTACTTCCACCACGGGGCTGT GTCCTCGAGGCCGCACGCCGCCGCCTTTGACACGTATCTGCACACAGAGCCGAAGGACATGTCGGACTCGGGGTACAAACAGGGAGACCCCGTTATGACTGCCGCTCAGGCCTATCTCACTGTCCCTCAG GTCTCCCTGGCTGGGCAGTGTGTGCGGGATGCCCCGGTGGGATTCCTGCAGAATTTTGACGTTCGCTGCGTTACTGACCTCGACGCCTACGGGGAAGCAGGCAGCGTCCCGGACGCCGGGATAAAGGACGGCACTGCGGGAG GCATCGTCATCCCACACGTGGTCTATGAGGAAGCGGCGGACCTGGGCCAGGTCCTCGCCGGCGCAG AGACACTTTTAAGTCCCGGGTCAGCCCCCAGAAACGTGACTGTGGAGGGACATTATCTCTTCCGATGGAATAACCGTACCATCAGTGAAATGCACGTCAGGATTATCCGGGCCACGGTTCATGCCCTCCAGAAAG gaACCATGACACAGAGATTTACAGTCAAGTTTTTAAGCTATAACAGCGGCCACGAGAAGGAAAGATCTGGAAACCCAG GTTACCAGCTGGGCAGGCCGGTGCGCGCCGCACACGCTGGCAGGAGGGACCCCGTGGCGGCCGTGAGCCTCTGGCAGCCAG CCGGGAGGGGTCTGTGCGCGTCGGCAACTCTCAGACCCGTGTTATTCGGAGAAAACGCGCTCTCGGGGTGCCTCCTGGAGGTGGGCATCGAGGAGAACTGCACTCGGCTCCG GGACAAGGCTGCGGAAATACTTGATTCATTAATACAAGCAACTCACGTTGCAACGAGAGGCAACTCCGATTACCGGGACCTTGGTGACGGCTGGCTGGAGATCGTGG CCGCCCCCGGCCCAGGCGCAGACCCGGCTGGTGGCAGCGGGAAGGGCACCTGCACGGAGGTTCCTGCGCAGCTGAGCATCCGCATCCTCACCTGGGACGCGGGCGCCGTGGAAGGCATCGCCCAGCAGGAGATCCTGGGCGCAGAAAAGAG GGTCTCCTCGGGGACCTGGCGGCCCCAGTGCGGGCTGACGTGTGAGCAGGTCGGCCTCTTCCCCCTCAGTGCCTCCGTCCAGTTCATTCAGGTCCCTGCCCGGCTCCCCCGGCCCCTGACCAG ATTCCAGATCAATTTCACAGAGTACGACTGTGACAGAAATGACGTGTGTTGGCCGCAGCTTCTGTATCCCTGGACCCGGTATTACCAAG GGGAGCCTTACGCTCGGTGTGTGGCCAAGGGCTTGCTGCTGGCCGCCTTCTCCGTGGCGGCCCTGTTCCTCAGTGACCCCTGGACCAGAGGACGCAGAGCATGA